In Parasegetibacter sp. NRK P23, a single genomic region encodes these proteins:
- a CDS encoding shikimate kinase codes for MEPRMKTFLVGFMGSGKSYWGAKLAEYLNVPFYDLDEVIVEKEGRSIESIFAEEGEEYFRIVEKNTLYDITERADSTEGFVVSCGGGTPCFFNNIEYMKKHGKVVWINPPIDILWQRLLREKNKRPLLREISDDDLRHYIQRKLGERKMYYEKADLVINEEAISVELFLETADHA; via the coding sequence ATGGAACCACGGATGAAAACTTTCCTGGTAGGCTTTATGGGATCAGGCAAATCATATTGGGGGGCGAAGCTGGCGGAATACCTGAATGTTCCTTTTTACGACCTCGACGAGGTAATCGTTGAAAAAGAAGGTCGCTCCATCGAAAGCATTTTCGCGGAAGAAGGAGAAGAATACTTCAGGATCGTGGAAAAGAACACCCTGTACGATATTACTGAACGGGCCGACTCAACAGAAGGTTTTGTTGTTTCCTGCGGCGGCGGAACGCCCTGCTTTTTCAACAACATCGAGTACATGAAAAAACATGGAAAGGTGGTCTGGATCAACCCGCCCATCGATATCCTCTGGCAAAGGCTGCTGCGGGAGAAAAACAAGCGCCCGCTGCTCCGGGAGATCAGTGACGATGACCTCAGGCACTATATCCAGCGCAAACTCGGTGAACGAAAAATGTATTATGAAAAGGCTGATCTCGTGATCAACGAAGAAGCCATCAGTGTAGAATTATTCCTGGAAACCGCAGACCATGCATAA
- a CDS encoding porin family protein — MKKVLTALCLLMGGAGYAQTFQLGVKGGVNVSNYTGNFRQIDKEALVGFHIGGMLNFKLGNNFSLGPEVLFSSQGAKIDDGNGLQDYKVSYINVPVMARVRSNGGFYVEAGPQVGFKLTENTDNTPINTFAKNLDLSGAVGLGYHGASGFGVGIRYIAGLSKVGDFNSQRIDPDFKNSVLMGSVFFTLFNNK, encoded by the coding sequence ATGAAAAAGGTACTCACGGCATTGTGCCTCCTTATGGGCGGAGCGGGTTACGCTCAAACTTTTCAACTGGGCGTGAAAGGCGGCGTGAACGTCAGCAATTACACAGGTAATTTCAGGCAGATTGATAAGGAAGCGCTGGTAGGCTTTCACATCGGCGGTATGCTGAACTTCAAACTGGGAAATAATTTCTCTTTAGGCCCGGAAGTGCTCTTCTCTTCGCAGGGCGCTAAAATTGATGATGGTAACGGTCTGCAGGACTATAAAGTATCTTATATCAATGTGCCGGTGATGGCAAGAGTGCGTTCCAATGGAGGATTTTATGTTGAAGCTGGTCCGCAGGTTGGGTTTAAGTTAACGGAGAATACAGATAATACACCCATCAACACTTTCGCGAAGAACCTTGATCTTTCCGGTGCAGTAGGACTGGGTTACCACGGTGCCAGTGGCTTCGGGGTTGGTATTCGTTATATCGCCGGGCTTTCTAAAGTGGGTGATTTTAATTCACAGCGTATTGATCCGGATTTCAAGAATAGTGTGTTGATGGGAAGTGTGTTTTTCACGCTGTTTAATAATAAGTAG
- a CDS encoding DUF423 domain-containing protein, with amino-acid sequence MHKTFLTLASLLGALSVALGAFGAHGLKKIVPAETVSTFQTGVQYQFYHTFALFLAAILYKEFPTNNIVWAGYAFIAGILLFSGSLYVLTFLHDTQSVGLKRIGIITPIGGLFFIAGWVLLAMGLKK; translated from the coding sequence ATGCATAAAACCTTTCTTACCCTGGCCTCTTTGCTGGGCGCCCTCTCCGTTGCCCTAGGCGCCTTCGGCGCACATGGATTGAAAAAAATTGTTCCGGCTGAAACCGTAAGTACGTTTCAAACCGGCGTGCAATACCAGTTCTACCACACATTCGCGCTCTTCCTGGCCGCCATTCTATACAAAGAATTTCCGACCAACAACATTGTGTGGGCTGGATATGCGTTCATCGCAGGTATCCTTCTTTTTTCGGGCTCATTGTATGTGCTCACTTTCCTGCACGATACCCAATCGGTAGGACTGAAACGCATCGGCATCATCACCCCTATCGGTGGATTGTTTTTCATCGCAGGATGGGTGTTGCTGGCGATGGGGCTGAAGAAGTAA
- a CDS encoding 7TM diverse intracellular signaling domain-containing protein → MQQGRAQAIEKTDTISVQNIRTASYIEDYTAFYTHPRQEEPIPSIQNIPFVPRKNFLKNTVLPPKYVDRDVYLKFTLRNHADTSERVYFFPSLYYKKIEVLQAGSNGNLIPIPDTASRRAPDSHREGFRRITIPADTAITYVVRLQAVRTSINTLDPKLVASHYVPVLITLSRQQGGDLNMFGYLFSGLLLLMVLYSLTNYVQTFNPEFLSYAIYTFCMGLLMFLKTYFYNFSHPFNYFFEGYLDFIIQGCGILFYLMFLNQFLQSKEKYPLMYRVLTTAQAVILVSLFLFSYAHFRMDNYEMEFNIENGIKYILLGVGVFFILYGLRVKDKLMRYLVWGNIVLIVFAAFSLLMIIFRINFKGVPKVFNQSLFYYELGLVIELICFLAGLSYKNRKELIQRTREREKLRLENERKELEKQMAVYVAQQEERNRISTDMHDELGSGMTAIRLLSELAKNKLRENPLPEVEKISASANELLNKMNAIIWSMNSSHDTLENLVAYIRSYSLEYFEGSEIDCHISTPVSLPQQEITGEKRRNIFLCVKESLHNIIKHAQCTKVDMQISINSNILVVQIHDNGVGIDMDKLRQFGNGLVNMKRRMNSISGQYDIQRRDGTVTRLTLPL, encoded by the coding sequence ATGCAACAAGGCCGGGCTCAAGCTATCGAAAAAACAGATACCATTTCTGTTCAGAACATCCGGACCGCTTCTTACATAGAAGACTATACTGCTTTTTATACGCATCCACGGCAGGAAGAACCGATCCCTTCTATTCAGAATATCCCATTCGTACCCAGGAAAAATTTCCTGAAGAATACCGTTCTTCCACCCAAATATGTTGACCGTGATGTGTACCTGAAATTCACGCTCCGCAACCATGCCGATACCAGCGAACGGGTGTATTTCTTTCCAAGTCTTTATTACAAAAAGATCGAAGTATTGCAGGCCGGTTCCAACGGAAACCTCATTCCTATCCCGGATACCGCTTCCCGCCGTGCACCTGATTCTCACCGCGAAGGATTCAGGCGCATCACCATTCCCGCCGATACCGCCATCACCTATGTGGTACGGTTACAGGCTGTGCGTACCTCCATCAATACCCTGGATCCCAAACTCGTGGCCAGTCACTATGTACCCGTGCTCATCACGCTTTCCAGGCAGCAGGGTGGCGACCTCAACATGTTCGGTTACCTGTTTTCCGGGTTGCTGCTTTTAATGGTGCTGTACTCCCTTACAAATTACGTGCAAACTTTTAACCCGGAGTTCCTTTCGTATGCGATTTACACGTTTTGTATGGGGCTGCTCATGTTCCTCAAAACCTATTTCTATAATTTCTCTCATCCCTTCAACTATTTCTTTGAGGGCTACCTCGATTTTATCATCCAGGGCTGTGGTATCCTGTTTTACCTGATGTTCCTGAACCAGTTCCTGCAATCGAAGGAAAAGTATCCTTTGATGTACCGTGTGCTCACCACCGCGCAGGCCGTGATCCTGGTGTCGCTGTTCCTTTTCTCTTACGCGCATTTCAGGATGGATAATTATGAAATGGAATTCAATATCGAGAACGGGATCAAATATATCCTGCTTGGCGTAGGCGTTTTCTTTATTCTTTATGGTTTGCGGGTGAAAGATAAACTCATGCGTTACCTGGTATGGGGAAACATCGTGCTGATCGTATTCGCCGCTTTCTCTTTGCTGATGATCATATTCAGGATCAATTTCAAAGGAGTTCCTAAAGTATTCAACCAATCGTTGTTTTATTATGAACTGGGACTGGTGATAGAACTGATCTGCTTCCTGGCGGGATTGAGTTATAAGAACAGGAAAGAACTGATCCAGCGAACGCGCGAAAGGGAAAAACTACGACTGGAAAACGAACGCAAGGAACTGGAAAAACAGATGGCGGTATATGTGGCGCAACAGGAAGAAAGAAACCGGATTTCCACCGATATGCACGATGAACTGGGCAGTGGTATGACGGCCATCCGCCTGCTCAGTGAACTGGCCAAAAACAAATTGCGGGAGAACCCTTTGCCGGAAGTGGAAAAGATTTCCGCTTCAGCCAACGAACTGTTGAATAAAATGAACGCCATCATCTGGAGTATGAACAGTTCACACGACACGCTCGAGAACCTGGTGGCGTATATCAGAAGCTATTCACTGGAATATTTTGAAGGCTCCGAAATTGATTGCCATATTTCCACGCCCGTTAGTTTGCCGCAACAGGAAATTACCGGAGAAAAAAGAAGGAACATCTTCCTTTGTGTGAAAGAATCACTGCACAATATCATCAAACATGCACAGTGCACGAAGGTAGACATGCAGATCAGCATCAATTCAAATATACTCGTGGTACAAATCCACGACAATGGCGTGGGCATCGATATGGATAAACTCCGCCAGTTCGGCAACGGACTGGTGAACATGAAACGCCGCATGAACAGCATCTCGGGCCAATACGATATTCAACGGAGAGATGGAACGGTAACGCGGTTGACGCTGCCGTTGTAA
- a CDS encoding DNA translocase FtsK — translation MASKVRKSKYKAPDPDQLTPEKEPEVKMKEVAKDERTRKILGAFCLLVAFFLFFAFSSYLFTWEVDQDQVFREGAGILMPNDLKIANLLGALGAYISHIFFYKGFGIASYLFCTFFFMLGVNLLFERQVFSLKRNIRYVITGLLVLSVLAAFIGQSFAFPWGGAVGDMVCNWLNALIGKTGTAAVILLAAFCYVVWRFNPRFAWPEKKLAAPAAVPVAVPESEETEVEKEIPVVAPVVPSGNQLKGKGGIVVIPPKMEEPVEIPLTLIEKEMPAEEPVPAFEILHEEEPEEEILEEALEEEPEAEDELVPFEPDPEEEIPTLHLHQQGLRKPDPLNDLALEIKSAPEPDPETEENPVAHLAPYEPTLDLRDYKYPHLELLEAHGSEKIIQDPAELEANKNQIINTLKNYDINIQKISATVGPTVTLYEIVPAAGVRISRIKNLEDDIALSLAALGIRIIAPIPGKGTIGIEVPNVKKTVVSMKTLLASEKFQHNAFSLPIAVGKKIDNENFIVDLASMPHLLMAGATGQGKSVGLNAILVSLLYKKHPSQLKLVLVDPKKVELSVYRMIEKHFLAKLPGEEEAIITDTKKVISTLNALCIEMDNRYDLLKEAGCRNIKEYNEKFVKRKLNPQKGHQFLPFIVLVVDEFADLIMTAGKEVEMPIARLAQLARAVGIHLIIATQRPSVNIITGTIKANFPARIAFKVSSKIDSRTILDAGGAEQLIGKGDMLISYNGEITRLQCAFVDTPEVDKITEFIGDQRGYPQAFLLPEYVDEKEMDAKDFQLGGDRDELFEDAARLIVANQMGSTSLIQRRMKLGYNRAGRLMDQLEAAGIVGPGVGSKAREVLIKTEYELEQFLEESR, via the coding sequence ATGGCCAGTAAAGTGAGGAAATCGAAATACAAGGCACCTGATCCCGATCAGCTTACCCCCGAGAAGGAACCCGAGGTAAAAATGAAAGAAGTGGCGAAAGACGAGCGCACCCGGAAAATACTGGGAGCCTTCTGTTTGCTTGTCGCCTTTTTCCTGTTCTTCGCCTTTTCATCGTACCTGTTTACCTGGGAAGTGGACCAGGACCAGGTTTTCCGTGAAGGTGCCGGGATTCTGATGCCCAACGACCTGAAGATCGCGAACCTGCTGGGCGCACTGGGCGCTTACATCTCCCATATTTTCTTTTACAAAGGCTTTGGCATCGCCTCCTACCTTTTCTGTACCTTCTTTTTTATGCTGGGGGTGAACCTTCTGTTTGAACGCCAGGTATTTTCACTGAAGCGGAACATCCGTTATGTGATCACCGGCTTACTGGTCCTGAGTGTGCTGGCGGCATTTATCGGTCAATCCTTTGCGTTTCCCTGGGGCGGCGCCGTAGGTGATATGGTGTGCAACTGGCTGAACGCCCTCATTGGAAAAACCGGTACAGCCGCGGTGATTCTGCTGGCGGCATTTTGTTATGTGGTTTGGCGCTTCAATCCACGTTTCGCCTGGCCCGAAAAGAAACTGGCGGCTCCGGCTGCTGTTCCGGTTGCCGTGCCGGAATCGGAAGAAACCGAAGTGGAAAAAGAAATACCCGTGGTTGCACCAGTAGTGCCGTCTGGCAACCAGTTGAAAGGGAAAGGGGGCATCGTGGTGATTCCGCCCAAAATGGAAGAACCCGTTGAAATACCACTTACCCTGATAGAAAAAGAAATGCCTGCGGAAGAACCCGTTCCTGCATTTGAAATACTACATGAAGAAGAACCTGAAGAGGAGATTTTAGAAGAAGCATTGGAGGAAGAACCGGAAGCAGAAGATGAACTCGTTCCTTTCGAGCCTGATCCTGAAGAAGAGATTCCCACCCTCCACCTGCACCAGCAGGGATTGAGAAAGCCTGATCCGTTAAACGACCTGGCCCTGGAAATCAAATCCGCGCCGGAACCCGATCCAGAAACGGAAGAAAACCCTGTTGCCCACCTCGCGCCTTACGAACCAACGCTGGATTTGCGCGATTACAAATACCCGCACCTCGAATTGCTGGAGGCGCACGGCAGTGAAAAGATTATCCAGGATCCGGCGGAGCTGGAAGCGAACAAGAACCAGATCATCAATACCCTGAAGAATTACGATATCAATATCCAGAAGATATCGGCCACCGTGGGACCTACGGTTACGCTTTATGAGATCGTTCCGGCGGCGGGAGTCCGCATCTCCCGTATCAAGAACCTGGAAGACGATATCGCATTGAGTCTGGCCGCGCTAGGTATCCGCATCATCGCGCCTATTCCCGGCAAAGGTACCATCGGTATCGAAGTGCCGAACGTGAAAAAAACAGTGGTGAGCATGAAAACATTGCTCGCCTCAGAAAAGTTCCAACACAACGCATTCAGCTTACCCATCGCGGTGGGAAAAAAGATCGACAACGAAAACTTCATCGTCGACCTCGCCTCCATGCCCCACTTGTTGATGGCGGGTGCTACGGGACAGGGTAAATCCGTTGGACTAAACGCGATCCTGGTTTCCCTTCTTTATAAAAAACATCCATCCCAGTTGAAGCTGGTGCTGGTGGATCCGAAGAAAGTGGAACTGAGTGTATACCGGATGATCGAAAAACATTTCCTTGCAAAATTACCCGGCGAAGAAGAGGCCATCATCACCGATACCAAGAAAGTAATATCCACGCTAAACGCGCTCTGTATTGAAATGGACAACCGCTACGACCTGCTGAAGGAAGCCGGTTGCCGCAACATCAAGGAATACAACGAAAAATTCGTTAAACGCAAACTCAATCCACAGAAAGGGCACCAGTTCCTGCCGTTCATTGTATTGGTGGTGGACGAATTCGCCGACCTGATCATGACCGCCGGCAAGGAAGTGGAGATGCCCATCGCCCGCCTGGCGCAATTGGCACGTGCCGTAGGTATTCACCTTATCATCGCCACACAGCGTCCTTCGGTGAACATCATCACGGGTACCATCAAGGCCAACTTCCCGGCACGGATTGCTTTCAAGGTTTCTTCCAAAATAGATTCCCGCACCATCCTCGATGCCGGTGGCGCGGAGCAACTGATCGGTAAAGGCGATATGCTCATTTCCTACAACGGCGAAATCACCCGTTTACAATGTGCTTTCGTGGATACCCCGGAAGTAGACAAAATAACGGAGTTCATCGGCGACCAGCGCGGTTATCCCCAGGCCTTCCTCCTCCCCGAATATGTGGATGAGAAAGAAATGGACGCGAAAGACTTCCAACTGGGTGGCGACCGCGACGAACTTTTCGAAGATGCCGCCCGCTTAATCGTGGCCAACCAGATGGGCTCCACCTCGCTCATACAACGCAGGATGAAACTGGGCTACAACCGTGCCGGCCGCTTGATGGACCAACTGGAGGCCGCAGGTATTGTTGGCCCTGGCGTAGGCTCCAAAGCGCGCGAAGTGCTGATCAAAACCGAATACGAACTGGAACAGTTCCTGGAAGAATCCCGTTAG
- a CDS encoding acyl-CoA dehydrogenase family protein, with translation MPIDQFRSPDYFALDELFTEEQKLIRETVRNYVKKEISPVIEAYAQKAEFPEFIVPQLGALGCFGPTIPEVYGGGGLDHISYGLMMQELERGDSGVRSTASVQGSLVMYPIFAYGSEEQKRKYLPKLASGEWLGCFGLTEPDHGSDPGGMLSHFSEEGDHYILNGSKMWISNAPYAQVAVVWAKDDAGEIRGLILERGMPGFTTPHTTGKWSLRASATGELVFDNVPVPKENLLPGVKGLKGPLGCLTKARYGIAWGAVGAAMDCYHTALQYSLERVQFGKPIASFQLQQKKLAEMLTEITKAQLMNWRLGTLMDNGSATPQQVSMAKRNACEIAANIAREARQILGGMGITGEYTVMRHIMNLESVITYEGTHDIHLLITGMDITGINAFK, from the coding sequence ATGCCTATCGATCAATTCCGCTCACCCGATTATTTCGCGTTGGATGAACTTTTTACGGAGGAACAAAAACTGATCCGTGAAACGGTTCGTAATTATGTGAAGAAAGAGATATCGCCTGTAATTGAAGCATACGCGCAAAAGGCCGAATTCCCGGAATTTATTGTACCGCAACTGGGTGCGTTGGGCTGCTTTGGCCCCACGATACCGGAAGTGTATGGCGGTGGCGGACTCGACCATATCAGCTACGGACTGATGATGCAGGAACTGGAAAGAGGCGACAGTGGCGTTCGTTCCACCGCTTCCGTTCAGGGTTCACTAGTAATGTATCCCATTTTCGCGTACGGCTCTGAAGAACAGAAGAGGAAATACCTCCCGAAACTTGCTTCGGGGGAATGGCTGGGTTGCTTTGGCTTAACGGAACCCGATCATGGTAGCGATCCGGGGGGTATGCTGTCGCATTTTTCGGAAGAAGGCGATCATTATATACTGAATGGTTCAAAAATGTGGATCAGCAATGCCCCTTATGCGCAGGTGGCCGTTGTTTGGGCAAAAGATGATGCGGGTGAAATTCGTGGGCTGATCCTCGAACGGGGCATGCCCGGCTTCACCACCCCGCATACCACCGGTAAATGGAGCCTTCGCGCCAGCGCAACGGGTGAACTGGTATTCGACAATGTGCCCGTTCCAAAAGAAAACCTGTTGCCGGGGGTTAAAGGATTGAAAGGACCATTGGGTTGCCTTACCAAAGCGCGCTATGGGATTGCCTGGGGGGCCGTGGGCGCCGCGATGGATTGTTACCACACCGCTTTGCAATACAGCCTGGAACGTGTTCAATTCGGAAAGCCCATCGCCAGCTTTCAGCTTCAACAAAAAAAACTGGCCGAGATGCTTACGGAAATCACGAAGGCACAGTTGATGAACTGGCGGCTCGGCACCCTGATGGACAATGGTTCCGCCACGCCGCAACAGGTATCCATGGCGAAAAGAAACGCCTGCGAAATAGCCGCCAACATTGCGCGTGAGGCCAGACAGATCTTAGGTGGCATGGGCATTACAGGCGAATACACGGTAATGCGCCATATCATGAACCTGGAAAGCGTGATCACCTACGAAGGCACCCACGATATCCACCTGCTCATAACGGGTATGGACATCACAGGGATCAACGCCTTCAAGTGA
- a CDS encoding outer membrane lipoprotein carrier protein LolA, with protein sequence MKRIATLSLLLALTAGSFAQNGAAKNDPSAKVVLDKVSAKFKTYKSVQASFTLQVENASGKVLGTKKGTVAMKGSKYHVNLTDQEIFCDGKNIWTYDPSANEVQISKVDPAANMITPQKLFSNFYDKDFLYKMNGEKKQGAKTLQEIELTPVDKSKPFHKVLVWVDKATQTIYSTKVMEKSGNRFTYTVSSLNGAAAVPDAQFVFNAAKYPGVEVIDLR encoded by the coding sequence ATGAAAAGAATAGCTACATTATCGCTTCTGTTAGCATTAACCGCAGGAAGTTTCGCCCAGAATGGCGCGGCGAAGAACGATCCCTCCGCCAAAGTGGTACTGGATAAGGTATCCGCTAAGTTTAAAACATACAAATCTGTTCAGGCCAGCTTCACCCTCCAGGTGGAAAACGCCTCCGGAAAAGTATTAGGCACTAAAAAAGGTACCGTCGCCATGAAAGGTTCCAAATACCACGTGAACCTCACCGACCAGGAAATTTTCTGCGACGGCAAAAACATCTGGACCTATGATCCCTCCGCCAACGAAGTGCAGATTTCCAAAGTTGATCCCGCGGCAAATATGATCACACCCCAGAAATTGTTCTCCAACTTCTACGATAAAGATTTCCTCTACAAAATGAACGGCGAGAAAAAACAAGGCGCCAAAACACTCCAGGAAATCGAACTTACTCCCGTAGACAAAAGCAAGCCCTTTCATAAGGTACTGGTATGGGTAGATAAAGCCACACAAACGATTTACAGCACCAAAGTGATGGAAAAAAGCGGGAACAGGTTCACTTACACGGTTTCTTCCTTGAATGGAGCCGCTGCTGTTCCTGATGCGCAATTTGTGTTTAATGCAGCGAAGTATCCGGGAGTGGAAGTGATTGATTTGAGGTAA
- the kynU gene encoding kynureninase, with amino-acid sequence MKTPFAPTRECAAQLDAADQLAAFKKEFLFPQHNGADAIYFCGNSLGLQARKVSAAIQQELNDWQQLAVEGYFHAKNPWLFYHEQFSETLAGMMGCHKDEVTVMNTLTVNLHLMLQSFYRPSGKRNKIMMEAGAFPSDQYALETVARLHHLDPDTTIIEIHPRSGEKLLRTEDILATIETHGDELALLLMGGINYYTGQLYDIATITAAAQRQGAFAGWDLAHVAGNIPMQLHNWNVDFAVWCSYKYLNGGPGAVGGLFVHEKHGNDPGFPRAAGWWGNDERTRFKMEKGFVPKKGASGWQISTAQVFNMVSLKASLEHFKVAGIEKLRAKSLELTAYLEYLLGQSSMPFEIITPKEQEWRGAQLSLYFPENGKAIHTQMMQQGIICDYREPGVIRLAPAPLYCSFNDVYRFYEVLKNMPHAL; translated from the coding sequence ATGAAAACACCATTTGCCCCTACGCGGGAATGTGCCGCTCAACTGGATGCGGCAGATCAACTCGCTGCTTTCAAAAAGGAATTTCTTTTCCCCCAACACAATGGCGCCGATGCCATTTATTTCTGTGGCAACTCGCTCGGATTACAAGCCAGGAAAGTATCTGCGGCCATTCAGCAGGAACTGAACGATTGGCAGCAACTCGCCGTGGAAGGTTATTTCCACGCAAAAAATCCATGGTTGTTTTACCATGAACAGTTTTCGGAGACGCTCGCCGGTATGATGGGATGCCACAAGGATGAAGTAACCGTTATGAATACGCTTACGGTAAACCTGCACCTGATGTTGCAAAGCTTTTACCGGCCCTCCGGGAAGCGAAACAAGATCATGATGGAAGCAGGCGCTTTTCCTTCCGACCAATATGCACTGGAAACCGTGGCGCGTTTGCACCACCTTGATCCCGATACCACCATTATTGAAATCCACCCACGCTCCGGAGAAAAACTATTGCGTACGGAAGATATTTTAGCGACAATTGAAACACATGGTGATGAACTGGCTTTGTTGCTGATGGGCGGCATCAACTATTACACCGGACAACTATACGATATAGCAACGATCACCGCGGCAGCGCAGCGGCAGGGCGCCTTTGCCGGCTGGGACCTGGCGCATGTGGCGGGGAATATCCCTATGCAGTTACACAACTGGAACGTGGACTTCGCGGTATGGTGTTCCTACAAATACCTGAATGGCGGACCAGGTGCCGTTGGGGGACTTTTTGTGCACGAAAAACATGGGAATGATCCCGGTTTCCCGCGTGCAGCAGGTTGGTGGGGAAACGATGAACGTACCCGTTTTAAAATGGAAAAGGGTTTTGTACCTAAAAAAGGCGCTTCCGGCTGGCAAATCAGTACCGCGCAGGTTTTTAATATGGTGAGTCTCAAAGCTTCGCTGGAACATTTTAAAGTTGCGGGTATTGAAAAGCTGCGTGCGAAAAGTCTGGAACTTACCGCATACCTCGAATATCTTTTGGGACAGTCTTCCATGCCTTTCGAGATCATCACACCGAAGGAGCAAGAATGGCGCGGGGCGCAACTTTCCCTCTATTTTCCGGAAAACGGTAAAGCCATTCATACACAAATGATGCAGCAGGGCATCATTTGCGATTACCGGGAGCCTGGTGTGATACGACTGGCGCCTGCACCACTGTATTGCTCTTTCAATGATGTGTATCGTTTTTATGAAGTATTGAAAAATATGCCACATGCGTTATAA
- the pyrF gene encoding orotidine-5'-phosphate decarboxylase yields MNRNELVAQIRAKKSYLCVGLDTDITKIPKHLLSYADPVFEFNRRIIDATKDLCVSYKINTAFYESRGMKGWESLERTINYIPDTHFTIADAKRGDIGNTSAQYAKTFFEAYPFHSVTVAPYMGSDSVLPFLEYRDKWTILLGLTSNLGAADFELLQTDGERLYEKVLRTASGWGSPNNLMFVVGATQASEFENIRNIVPDHFFLVPGVGAQGGSLREISEKAMNKDVGILVNASRAIIYAGHGEDFAEEARTVAAQYQQEMAGYIRSYSAVV; encoded by the coding sequence ATGAACAGAAATGAGCTGGTCGCGCAGATACGCGCAAAGAAATCTTACCTCTGTGTAGGATTGGATACTGATATCACCAAGATTCCGAAACACCTGCTTTCTTACGCGGATCCCGTGTTTGAATTCAACCGCAGGATCATCGACGCTACAAAGGATTTATGTGTTTCGTATAAAATCAATACTGCTTTTTACGAAAGCCGCGGCATGAAAGGATGGGAGTCGCTGGAACGTACCATCAATTATATTCCCGATACACATTTTACCATTGCCGATGCCAAAAGGGGAGATATTGGCAACACGTCTGCGCAATATGCCAAGACATTCTTTGAGGCTTACCCGTTCCATTCGGTAACGGTGGCCCCTTATATGGGCAGCGATTCCGTATTGCCTTTCCTCGAATACCGCGACAAATGGACCATCCTTTTAGGGCTTACCTCTAACCTGGGCGCAGCTGATTTCGAACTCCTGCAAACTGACGGAGAACGTTTGTATGAAAAAGTGCTGAGAACGGCGTCAGGATGGGGTTCCCCGAATAACCTGATGTTTGTGGTAGGCGCCACGCAGGCTTCGGAATTTGAAAACATCCGCAATATTGTGCCCGATCATTTCTTCCTGGTGCCTGGCGTGGGTGCTCAGGGCGGAAGTTTGCGTGAAATTTCAGAAAAGGCAATGAACAAAGATGTGGGCATTCTCGTCAACGCATCGCGGGCCATTATTTATGCCGGTCACGGAGAGGATTTCGCGGAAGAAGCACGTACCGTGGCCGCTCAGTACCAGCAGGAAATGGCCGGGTACATCCGCAGCTACAGCGCCGTGGTATGA